From the genome of Pseudomonadota bacterium:
CTCCAGAGCTGGCCGGGCCTGCGTTGCCGGCCGGAAGGAGTCTCCGCATGCGGTTCTCATCCCTGGTCGATCGCGTCGCCGGCCGCGGCGCGGGGGCTTGGCGCCTCCACATCGAGGCCCTGCAGATGCGCGCCGCCGGCAAGGATGTCATTTTGCTCACCGTCGGCGAGCCCGATCAGGCGCCGCCGGAGCCGATGATCGAAGCCACGGTCGCAGCGCTCCGCCAGCACGAGGTCGGCTACTCGCCCATCCTCGGCCAGGAGCCGGTGCGGAGCGCGGTGGCCGAGCGCTTCGCCCGGCGCACCGGCCGTCCCTGCACCGCCAAAAACGTGGTGATCGTGCCGGGGACCCAGGCCGGGCTCTATTGCGCCTTGCAGTGCCTCGCCGGTGCGGGGGACGAGGTGATCGTGCCCGAGCCCATGTATGCGACATACGAGGCGGTGGCCGGCGCCAGCGGTGCCCGGCTCGTCAATGTGCCGCTCCGGCCGGAGACCGGCTTCCATCCCGATCTCGACGCGCTCGCCCGGGCGATCACGCCGAAGACGAAGGTGATCTGGATCAATAGCCCGCACAACCCGACCGGCGCGGTCATGAGCAAGGCCGAGATCGAGACCGTGGCTGAGCTTTGCCGCAAGCACGATCTCTGGCTCTTGTCCGACGAGGTCTACGAGGATTTGGCCTATGCGCGGGCGCATGTGAGCCCGTGGAGCCTGCCGGGCATGGCCGAGCGCACCGTCGTCGTTTCCAGCCTATCGAAATCCCATGCGGTTCCAGGGTTCCGCTTGGGCTGGATCATCGGCCCCGAGAGCCTTACGGCTCACCTCTTCAATCTGCTCCTCTGCCTGCTCTACGGCGGACCGCCTTTCATCCAGGCGGGCGCGCTCGCAGCCCTTCGCCAGGAGCTGCCGGAAGCGGCGGCGTTGCGCGAGGCCTATCGCAGCCGTGCGGCGATGATGTGCGCCATCCTCGATGCGGCGCCGAACTGCAGGGTGACGCCGCCCGAGGGCGGCATGTTCGTCATGCTCGATGTCCGCGGCACCGGCCTCGGCTCGGAGGCATTCGCCGATGCGCTCCTCAAGCGCCATGGCGTGGCGGTGCTGCCTTGCGACGGCTTCGGGCCCAGCGCCGTAGGCCAGCTTCGCATCTCGCTCACCAATGACGAGGCGATCTTGGCCGATGCCGGAAGGCGCATCGTCCGGCTGGCGACGGAGCTGGCGGGATCGGCCGCTCCGCGCGCGGCGCAGTGAGAGAGGGAGCGAGCGCCATGAACGATCTGCAGCAGCCGATGTTTCTATCCCATGGCGCGCCGACCTTGGCATTGGCGCTGTCGCCGGGAGAAGACAAGGTCCAGGCGTTCATGCAAGGGCTCGGCCGCACGCTGCAGCGGCCGAAATCGATCCTTGCCGTATCCGCGCATTGGGAGACCGAGAACCCGATGGCGGCCGAGACCGATCGGCCGCAGACCATCCACGATTTCGGCGGCTTCCCGCCGGAGCTCTACCGGATCGTCTATCCGGCACCGGGGGCGCCCGCGCTGGCACACCGCGTCGCCGGATTGTTGCTGGAGGCCGGCTTCGCCGCCGGCACCGATCCGAGCTGGGGCCTCGATCACGGCGCTTGGGTCCCGCTCATGAATCTCTTTCCCGAGGCCGACGTGCCGGTGGCCCAGCTCTCCATCCAGACCCATCTCGGCGCCCGCCACCACCTGGCGGTCGGCCGCGCGCTGGCGCCGCTCAAATCCGATGGCGTCTTGGTCATGGGCAGCGGCGGGGCGGTCCACAATCTCCGCCGGCTGGCCCGACCCGGCGGCAACGGGCCGGAGCCCTGGGCCCAGGAGTTCGAGGACTGGCTCGCCGAAGCGCTGGCCCTGGGCCG
Proteins encoded in this window:
- a CDS encoding pyridoxal phosphate-dependent aminotransferase, translating into MRFSSLVDRVAGRGAGAWRLHIEALQMRAAGKDVILLTVGEPDQAPPEPMIEATVAALRQHEVGYSPILGQEPVRSAVAERFARRTGRPCTAKNVVIVPGTQAGLYCALQCLAGAGDEVIVPEPMYATYEAVAGASGARLVNVPLRPETGFHPDLDALARAITPKTKVIWINSPHNPTGAVMSKAEIETVAELCRKHDLWLLSDEVYEDLAYARAHVSPWSLPGMAERTVVVSSLSKSHAVPGFRLGWIIGPESLTAHLFNLLLCLLYGGPPFIQAGALAALRQELPEAAALREAYRSRAAMMCAILDAAPNCRVTPPEGGMFVMLDVRGTGLGSEAFADALLKRHGVAVLPCDGFGPSAVGQLRISLTNDEAILADAGRRIVRLATELAGSAAPRAAQ
- a CDS encoding dioxygenase, which codes for MQQPMFLSHGAPTLALALSPGEDKVQAFMQGLGRTLQRPKSILAVSAHWETENPMAAETDRPQTIHDFGGFPPELYRIVYPAPGAPALAHRVAGLLLEAGFAAGTDPSWGLDHGAWVPLMNLFPEADVPVAQLSIQTHLGARHHLAVGRALAPLKSDGVLVMGSGGAVHNLRRLARPGGNGPEPWAQEFEDWLAEALALGRIDEVVDFEVKAPHGRMAHPRPEHFYPLLVALGAAGEGARGTALYRGFTHGNLSLASFRFAGASG